From the Pseudomonas putida genome, one window contains:
- a CDS encoding class I SAM-dependent methyltransferase, giving the protein MDPRSEVLLRQAELFQGPLLLAGAPADGLLGQLPQAHGWAWHAGDQAMLDSRFSGRSHYGVDVPPVDFETAVLFLPKSRELAAYLLNALASRLAGRELYLVGEKRGGIEGAAKQLQAFGKPRKLDSARHCQLWQVTVDNAPQAKPLESLAERFTLELEDGPLQVVSLPGVFSHGRLDRGTALLLKHLDNLPVGHVLDFGCGAGVLGATVKRRYPQSRVTLLDVDAFAVAASRLTLAANSLEGEVISGDGIDAAPADLSLILSNPPFHTGVHTNYQASENLLKKSGQHLRKGGEMRLVANSFLRYQPLIEGALGNCQTCAEADGFRIYRATR; this is encoded by the coding sequence ATGGACCCGCGCAGTGAAGTGTTGCTCCGCCAGGCAGAGCTGTTCCAGGGCCCGCTGCTGCTCGCCGGCGCCCCCGCCGACGGCCTGCTCGGGCAATTGCCCCAGGCCCATGGCTGGGCCTGGCATGCCGGTGACCAGGCCATGCTCGACAGCCGCTTCAGCGGGCGCAGCCACTACGGCGTCGACGTGCCGCCGGTCGATTTCGAGACGGCCGTGCTGTTCCTGCCCAAGTCCCGCGAGCTGGCGGCCTACCTGCTCAATGCCCTCGCTTCGCGCCTGGCGGGCCGCGAACTGTACCTGGTGGGTGAAAAGCGTGGCGGCATCGAAGGCGCGGCCAAACAGCTGCAGGCTTTCGGCAAGCCGCGCAAGCTGGACAGCGCGCGGCATTGCCAGCTGTGGCAGGTGACTGTGGACAACGCCCCGCAAGCCAAACCGCTGGAGAGCCTGGCCGAGCGCTTCACCCTCGAACTCGAAGATGGCCCACTGCAGGTTGTGAGCCTGCCGGGGGTATTCAGCCATGGCCGCCTCGACCGCGGCACTGCCCTGTTGCTCAAGCACCTGGACAACCTGCCGGTCGGCCATGTGCTCGACTTCGGCTGCGGCGCTGGCGTGCTCGGTGCCACGGTCAAGCGTCGTTATCCACAGAGCCGGGTCACCCTGCTGGATGTCGACGCCTTCGCCGTGGCAGCCAGCCGCCTGACCCTGGCGGCCAACAGCCTGGAAGGCGAAGTCATCAGCGGCGATGGCATTGATGCCGCGCCCGCCGACCTGAGCCTGATCCTGAGCAACCCACCGTTCCACACCGGGGTGCACACCAACTATCAGGCGTCGGAAAACCTGCTGAAAAAATCCGGCCAACATCTGCGAAAAGGTGGCGAAATGCGCCTTGTGGCTAATAGCTTCCTGCGCTACCAGCCACTGATCGAAGGTGCCCTGGGCAATTGCCAGACCTGTGCCGAGGCCGATGGCTTCCGCATCTATCGCGCCACACGCTGA
- a CDS encoding DUF1329 domain-containing protein, whose product MNKTRSLLQAGVLGLSLLATSVMAAVSADEAAKLGSTLTPMGAEKAGNADGSIGPWEPLSKTAGSVDAKGFLADPYGSDKPLLTITAQNADQYKDKLSPGQLAMLKRYPDTFKIPVYKTHRGSTVPDDVFAAIKKNATATTLVEGGNGLNNFQTAVPFPIPKSGLEVIWNHITRYRGGSVTRLVTQATPQQNGSYSLVYFQDQFVFRDRMKDYDPNNPGNILFYFKQEVTAPARLAGTVLLVHETLDQVKEPRKAWIYNAGQRRVRQAPQVSYDGPGTAADGLRTSDNLDMYNGAPDRYDWKLEGKKEMYIASNAFKLDDPKLKYADILKAGHINQDLTRYELRRVWHVVATLKPGQRHIYAKRDFYIDEDTWQAAVIDQYDGRGQLWRVSEAHAQPYYNVQVPWYTLEAIYDLQSGRYLALGMKNEEKRAYDFGFSASKADFQPAALRQSGIR is encoded by the coding sequence ATGAACAAGACCAGAAGTCTGCTGCAAGCCGGTGTACTGGGCCTGTCCCTGCTGGCGACCAGCGTCATGGCTGCGGTATCCGCCGATGAAGCGGCAAAACTTGGCAGCACCCTGACCCCGATGGGCGCGGAAAAGGCAGGCAACGCGGACGGTTCGATCGGCCCCTGGGAGCCACTGTCGAAGACCGCAGGCAGCGTCGATGCCAAGGGCTTCCTTGCCGACCCCTATGGCAGTGACAAGCCGCTGTTGACCATCACCGCGCAGAACGCCGATCAGTACAAGGACAAGCTCTCGCCGGGCCAGCTGGCGATGCTCAAGCGCTACCCGGACACCTTCAAGATCCCGGTCTACAAGACCCACCGTGGCTCCACGGTGCCTGACGATGTGTTCGCCGCGATCAAGAAGAACGCCACCGCGACCACCCTGGTCGAAGGCGGCAACGGCCTGAACAACTTCCAGACTGCCGTGCCTTTCCCGATCCCGAAAAGCGGCCTGGAAGTGATCTGGAACCACATCACCCGCTACCGCGGCGGCAGCGTCACCCGCCTGGTAACCCAGGCCACACCGCAGCAGAACGGGTCGTACAGCCTGGTGTACTTCCAGGACCAGTTCGTGTTCCGCGACCGGATGAAGGATTACGACCCGAACAACCCGGGCAACATCCTGTTCTACTTCAAGCAGGAGGTGACCGCGCCGGCACGCCTGGCCGGTACCGTGCTGCTGGTGCACGAGACCCTCGACCAGGTCAAGGAGCCGCGCAAGGCATGGATCTACAACGCCGGCCAGCGCCGTGTGCGCCAGGCCCCGCAGGTGTCGTACGATGGCCCAGGTACCGCGGCCGATGGCCTGCGTACCTCGGACAACCTGGACATGTACAACGGCGCGCCGGACCGCTACGACTGGAAGCTCGAAGGCAAGAAGGAGATGTACATCGCCTCCAACGCCTTCAAGCTGGATGACCCCAAGCTCAAGTACGCCGACATCCTCAAGGCCGGGCACATCAACCAGGACCTGACCCGCTACGAGCTGCGCCGGGTCTGGCATGTGGTCGCGACGCTGAAGCCGGGCCAGCGGCATATCTACGCCAAGCGTGACTTCTACATCGACGAGGACACCTGGCAAGCTGCGGTGATCGACCAGTATGACGGCCGCGGCCAGCTGTGGCGCGTGTCCGAGGCGCATGCCCAGCCGTATTACAACGTGCAGGTGCCGTGGTACACCCTTGAAGCCATCTACGACCTGCAGTCGGGCCGCTACCTGGCCCTGGGCATGAAGAACGAAGAGAAGCGTGCCTACGACTTCGGCTTCAGTGCCAGCAAGGCCGATTTCCAGCCAGCCGCCTTGCGCCAGTCGGGTATTCGCTAA
- a CDS encoding TMEM165/GDT1 family protein, with protein sequence MESLLIPTAIVALAEIGDKTQLLALILAARFRKPWPIIAGIIAATLANHAAAGAVGAWVGSFFTESVLHWILAASFTATALWTLVPDKMDDDENPARRFGPFLTTLIAFFLAEIGDKTQVATVMLAAQYPHLILVIVGTTLGMLIANVPVVLAGNFAAEKLPLTLIRRLAATAFFVLAIVAVYSAMKTSGWVG encoded by the coding sequence CTGGAATCTCTGTTGATCCCCACCGCAATCGTTGCCTTGGCCGAAATCGGCGACAAGACGCAATTGCTCGCGCTCATCCTCGCCGCACGCTTCCGCAAGCCTTGGCCAATCATCGCCGGCATCATTGCCGCCACCTTGGCCAACCATGCCGCAGCCGGTGCCGTAGGTGCCTGGGTCGGCAGTTTCTTCACCGAGTCGGTGTTGCACTGGATTCTTGCCGCCAGCTTCACCGCCACCGCGCTGTGGACCCTGGTACCCGACAAGATGGACGATGACGAGAACCCGGCCCGCCGCTTTGGCCCGTTCCTGACCACGCTGATCGCCTTCTTCCTGGCTGAAATCGGTGACAAGACCCAGGTCGCTACGGTAATGCTGGCTGCCCAGTATCCACACCTGATCCTGGTCATCGTCGGGACGACCCTGGGCATGCTGATTGCCAATGTGCCGGTGGTGCTGGCGGGTAACTTCGCTGCGGAGAAACTGCCACTGACGCTGATTCGTCGCCTGGCAGCGACCGCGTTCTTCGTGCTGGCGATCGTGGCCGTGTACTCGGCGATGAAGACCAGTGGCTGGGTTGGGTAA
- a CDS encoding DUF1302 domain-containing protein, protein MKSANPFWRRAKLPLAVSLASTLASPAFAVSFNIGEIEGQFDSSLSVGASWSTANPNKNLIGVNNGGKGLSQTSDDGHLNFKKGETFSKIFKGIHDLELKYGDTGVFVRGKYWYDFELKDESRPFKDISDSGRKEGAKSSGAELLDAFVYHNYSIGDQPGSVRFGKQVVSWGESTFIGGGINSINPIDVAAFRRPGAEIKEGLIPVNMFYISQSLTDNLSAEAFYQLEWDQTVVDNCGTFFSQPDIIADGCTDNLRVLNSSRTVPAAAQQFLATRGVNINEEGVMVARGADRDARDSGQFGVAMRYMFEPLDTEFGAYFMNYHSRAPIFSATGASPSVFAGLSQLPPQLRALAPLIVAGNSKYFVEYPEDIRLYGLSFSTTLPTGTAWSGEVSYRPNAPVQLNTTDILFAGVRPIGGALSNASLLTGTPGQDLHGYRRKEITQFQTTLTHFFDQVMGASRMTVVGELGVTHVGGLENAHDTRYGRDPVFGPGPLPATGGADTCQALNASTIAGAGAGASTANLNRKCENDGYTTSTSWGYRARVIWDYNDVFAGVNLKPNVAWSHDVSGYSPGPGGNFEEGRKAVSLGLDAEYQNTYTASLSYTNFFDGKYSTVDDRDFVALSFGVNF, encoded by the coding sequence ATGAAATCTGCAAATCCGTTCTGGCGCCGGGCCAAGCTGCCCTTGGCCGTCAGCCTTGCTTCCACGCTCGCAAGTCCTGCTTTCGCTGTCAGTTTCAACATTGGTGAAATCGAAGGCCAGTTCGACTCGTCGCTCTCCGTCGGGGCCAGCTGGTCCACTGCCAACCCCAACAAGAACCTGATCGGGGTCAACAACGGCGGCAAGGGCCTGTCGCAGACCTCCGACGACGGCCACCTGAACTTCAAGAAAGGCGAAACCTTCTCGAAGATCTTCAAAGGTATCCATGACCTTGAACTCAAGTACGGCGACACCGGTGTGTTCGTACGTGGCAAGTACTGGTACGACTTCGAGCTGAAGGACGAAAGCCGTCCGTTCAAGGACATCAGCGATTCGGGCCGCAAGGAGGGCGCCAAGTCGTCGGGCGCGGAGCTGCTCGATGCCTTTGTCTACCACAACTACTCGATCGGCGATCAGCCGGGTTCGGTACGCTTCGGCAAGCAGGTGGTGAGCTGGGGTGAAAGTACCTTCATCGGCGGCGGCATCAACTCGATCAACCCGATCGATGTGGCCGCGTTCCGCCGCCCGGGCGCCGAGATCAAGGAAGGCCTGATCCCGGTCAACATGTTCTACATCTCGCAGAGCCTGACCGACAACCTGTCGGCCGAGGCCTTCTATCAGCTTGAGTGGGACCAGACCGTCGTCGACAACTGCGGCACCTTCTTCTCCCAACCTGACATCATCGCCGACGGCTGTACCGACAACCTGCGCGTGCTCAACAGCAGCCGCACGGTGCCGGCAGCAGCACAGCAATTTCTCGCCACCCGCGGCGTCAACATCAACGAAGAGGGTGTGATGGTGGCGCGTGGTGCTGACCGCGATGCCCGTGACAGCGGCCAGTTCGGTGTGGCCATGCGCTACATGTTCGAACCGCTCGACACCGAGTTCGGCGCCTACTTCATGAACTACCACAGCCGTGCGCCGATCTTCAGCGCCACTGGCGCCTCACCGTCGGTATTCGCCGGCCTCAGCCAGTTGCCGCCGCAACTGCGCGCACTGGCGCCGCTGATCGTGGCGGGCAATTCGAAGTACTTCGTCGAGTACCCCGAAGACATCCGCCTGTACGGCTTGAGCTTCTCCACCACGCTGCCTACCGGTACCGCCTGGAGCGGTGAGGTCAGCTACCGGCCGAACGCGCCGGTGCAGCTGAACACTACCGATATCCTGTTCGCCGGTGTCCGCCCGATTGGTGGCGCGCTGAGCAACGCCTCGTTGCTCACTGGTACTCCAGGCCAAGACCTGCACGGCTATCGCCGCAAGGAAATCACCCAGTTCCAGACCACCCTGACGCACTTCTTCGACCAGGTGATGGGCGCCAGCCGCATGACCGTGGTCGGTGAACTGGGCGTCACCCATGTGGGTGGCCTGGAGAACGCGCACGATACCCGTTACGGTCGTGACCCGGTATTCGGCCCTGGCCCGCTGCCCGCAACCGGCGGCGCCGACACCTGCCAGGCGCTCAACGCCAGCACCATCGCTGGCGCCGGCGCCGGTGCGTCGACCGCCAACCTCAACCGCAAGTGCGAGAACGACGGCTACACCACCAGCACCTCCTGGGGTTACCGCGCCCGGGTCATCTGGGACTACAACGACGTGTTCGCCGGGGTCAACCTCAAGCCCAACGTGGCCTGGTCGCATGACGTCTCCGGTTACTCGCCGGGCCCTGGCGGCAACTTCGAGGAAGGGCGCAAGGCCGTCAGCCTGGGCCTGGATGCCGAGTACCAGAACACCTATACCGCCAGCCTGTCGTACACCAACTTCTTCGACGGCAAGTACAGCACCGTGGATGATCGCGACTTCGTCGCCCTCAGCTTCGGCGTGAACTTCTAA
- a CDS encoding fatty acid--CoA ligase codes for MLQTRIIKPAEGAYNFPLLIKRLLMSGSRYEKTREIVYRDQLRLTYPQLNERIARLANVLTEAGVKAGDTVAVMDWDSHRYLECMFAIPMIGAVVHTINVRLSPEQILYTMNHAEDRFVLVNSDFVGLYKAIAGQLTTVDKTLLITDGPDKTADLPNLVGEYEQLLAAASPRYDFPDFDENSVATTFYTTGTTGNPKGVYFTHRQLVLHTLAEAAVTGSIDSVRLLGSNDVYMPITPMFHVHAWGIPYAATMLGMKQVYPGRYEPDMLVKLWREEKVTFSHCVPTILQMLLNCPNAQGQDFGGWKIIIGGSALNSSLYKAALARGIQLTAAYGMSETCPLISAAHLNDELQAGSEDERVTYRIKAGVPVPLVEAAIIDGEGNFLPADGETQGELVLRAPWLTMGYFKEPEKSEELWHGGWLHTGDVATLDGMGYIDIRDRIKDVIKTGGEWISSLDLEDLISRHPAVREVAVVGVADPQWGERPFALLVVRDDKSIDAKALKEHLKPFVEEGHINKWAIPSQIAVVTEIPKTSVGKIDKKRIRQDIVQWQASNSAFLSTL; via the coding sequence ATGTTGCAGACCCGCATCATCAAGCCCGCCGAGGGCGCCTATAACTTCCCTCTGTTGATCAAGCGCCTGCTGATGTCCGGCAGCCGCTACGAAAAGACCCGCGAGATCGTCTACCGCGACCAGCTGCGCCTGACGTATCCACAGCTCAACGAGCGTATCGCCCGCCTCGCCAACGTGCTGACCGAAGCCGGGGTCAAGGCCGGTGACACCGTGGCGGTGATGGACTGGGACAGCCACCGTTACCTGGAATGTATGTTCGCCATCCCGATGATCGGCGCGGTGGTGCACACCATCAACGTGCGCCTGTCGCCCGAGCAGATCCTCTACACCATGAACCACGCCGAAGACCGATTCGTACTGGTCAACAGCGATTTCGTCGGCCTCTACAAGGCCATCGCCGGGCAACTGACCACGGTCGACAAGACCCTGCTGATCACCGATGGCCCGGACAAGACCGCCGACTTGCCGAACCTGGTCGGCGAATACGAGCAACTGCTCGCGGCCGCCAGCCCGCGCTACGACTTCCCGGATTTCGACGAGAACTCGGTGGCCACCACCTTCTACACCACCGGCACCACGGGCAACCCCAAGGGCGTCTACTTCACCCACCGCCAGCTGGTGCTGCATACCCTGGCCGAAGCCGCGGTGACCGGCAGCATCGACAGCGTGCGCCTGCTCGGCAGCAACGACGTGTACATGCCCATCACGCCGATGTTCCACGTGCATGCCTGGGGCATCCCCTACGCGGCCACCATGCTCGGCATGAAGCAGGTCTACCCGGGGCGCTACGAGCCGGACATGCTGGTCAAGCTGTGGCGCGAAGAGAAGGTCACCTTCTCGCACTGTGTGCCGACCATCCTGCAGATGCTGCTCAACTGCCCGAATGCCCAGGGTCAGGACTTCGGCGGCTGGAAGATCATCATCGGCGGCAGCGCCTTGAACAGCTCGCTGTACAAAGCCGCACTGGCCCGTGGTATCCAGCTGACCGCCGCCTACGGCATGTCCGAAACCTGCCCGCTGATTTCCGCCGCGCACTTGAATGACGAGCTGCAGGCCGGCAGCGAGGATGAGCGCGTTACCTACCGCATCAAGGCCGGCGTACCGGTGCCGTTGGTGGAAGCGGCGATCATCGATGGCGAGGGCAACTTCCTCCCGGCCGATGGCGAGACCCAGGGCGAACTGGTGCTGCGTGCGCCGTGGCTGACCATGGGTTACTTCAAGGAGCCGGAAAAAAGCGAGGAGCTGTGGCACGGCGGCTGGCTGCACACCGGTGACGTCGCCACCCTCGACGGTATGGGTTACATCGATATCCGCGACCGCATCAAGGACGTGATCAAGACCGGCGGCGAGTGGATCTCCTCGCTCGACCTTGAGGACCTGATCAGCCGTCATCCGGCCGTGCGCGAAGTGGCGGTGGTCGGGGTGGCCGACCCGCAATGGGGCGAGCGCCCGTTCGCCTTGCTGGTGGTGCGTGACGACAAGTCGATCGACGCCAAGGCGCTCAAGGAACACCTCAAGCCTTTTGTCGAGGAAGGGCACATCAACAAGTGGGCCATTCCGAGCCAGATCGCCGTTGTTACTGAAATTCCCAAGACCAGTGTCGGCAAGATCGACAAGAAGCGTATCCGCCAGGACATCGTCCAGTGGCAGGCCAGTAACAGCGCCTTCCTGTCTACCTTGTAA
- a CDS encoding LuxR C-terminal-related transcriptional regulator, which produces MTDLSRTHGFASQALGLLDGRFFRPPQPDGHVPRVRLCQRLQGGLGGRLLLVNAPAGFGKSSLAIEFCESLPSHWRSLWLGLSQRDADPGRFLERLLEGLQQYCPALGGQAMGLLKMRQRHQPFAFEEWIDSLLDELALYLQADTPLLLVLDDYHLAQGPVLDRCLQFFLNHLPAGLILLVTSRQRPDWHLARLRLSRQLVELGEQDLRLTADESLAVIGRQPTGLRGQALDNLILRSDGWVAGLRFWQLAASETGDEHALPQALHGGEGLIRDYLLEEVIEMLPADVQAFLFDTACQERFCAALCDALRERHDSDAILRYLQAHQVFLVPLDEHGHWYRYHHLFSDLLRSRQSSEPLARLHLRACRWFQAQGLLDEAVEQALRAGHLDVAADLVQSLSEEQLLAEQNVGMLLRWKMDLPDSLLISTPRLIVLYSWALGLACQLDAAEELAGYLSRFLPAPSATAQKSMLAQWLALSGVIARGRGDREQTLAYCGEALQSLPSKRYGQRLVCLSTLSNLAIADGDFWRARGWNREALELAQRVGNPLFEALAHYDRARVLHARGEVLRALDEVRQGLQRLQGLSAQRLYAVRARLTLYEGYLLVARLQPAQGRARLRAGLGEARACRDISVLIGHCVIASLDGREGQYAEAFAELAEAERLMHIWDVPPIFYLAMITLVKCELWLAQGRIDLAESWLLRLGQTYGGEHPAAAPEFHPLLPLHIELQQALLERVQQRSEDAVARLCALAERGQASGGMMLTLHALSQWVDLLLSEGREAQAAQLLPMALSAARGGVLQPFQRLIELHPSWLREQLLAQPACQAQAELLARLPEPVALTGSATEALSGRELAVLELIAQGCSNQQISERLFISLHTVKTHASHINSKLGVERRTQAVARAKSLGLLA; this is translated from the coding sequence ATGACAGATCTGTCCCGTACGCATGGATTCGCCAGCCAGGCCCTGGGCCTGCTGGACGGGCGCTTCTTCCGGCCGCCACAACCGGACGGCCACGTGCCGCGTGTCCGTTTGTGTCAGCGTTTGCAGGGCGGCCTTGGCGGGCGCCTGCTGCTGGTCAACGCCCCTGCCGGCTTCGGCAAAAGCTCCCTGGCCATCGAATTCTGCGAGTCGCTGCCGAGCCATTGGCGCAGCCTCTGGCTCGGCCTGAGCCAACGGGATGCCGACCCCGGCCGCTTCCTCGAGCGCCTGCTCGAAGGGCTGCAGCAGTACTGCCCGGCTTTGGGGGGGCAGGCCATGGGCCTGCTGAAGATGCGCCAGCGTCACCAACCCTTTGCGTTCGAAGAGTGGATCGACAGCTTGCTCGACGAGTTGGCGCTCTACCTCCAGGCCGATACGCCTTTGCTGCTGGTGTTGGACGACTACCACTTGGCCCAGGGGCCGGTACTTGATCGCTGCCTGCAGTTCTTCCTCAATCACTTGCCCGCAGGCCTGATACTGCTGGTGACCAGCCGCCAGCGCCCGGACTGGCACCTGGCGCGGCTGCGCCTGTCACGTCAGCTGGTCGAGCTTGGTGAGCAGGATCTGCGCCTGACAGCGGACGAATCACTGGCGGTGATCGGCCGCCAGCCCACGGGGCTGCGCGGTCAGGCGCTGGACAACCTGATTCTACGCAGCGATGGCTGGGTGGCTGGGTTACGCTTCTGGCAGTTGGCAGCCAGCGAAACCGGTGACGAGCATGCCTTGCCCCAGGCCCTGCACGGTGGTGAAGGGCTGATCCGTGACTACCTGCTGGAAGAAGTCATCGAGATGCTGCCGGCGGACGTGCAGGCGTTTCTGTTCGACACGGCCTGCCAGGAGCGCTTCTGCGCGGCGCTGTGCGATGCGCTGCGTGAACGTCACGACAGTGACGCGATCCTGCGTTATCTGCAGGCGCATCAGGTGTTTCTGGTGCCGCTGGACGAGCATGGCCACTGGTATCGCTACCATCATCTGTTCTCTGACTTGCTGCGCAGCCGCCAGTCCAGCGAACCGTTGGCGCGCCTGCACCTGCGTGCCTGCCGCTGGTTCCAGGCCCAGGGGTTGCTCGACGAGGCGGTGGAACAGGCATTGCGTGCCGGCCACCTCGATGTTGCAGCCGACCTGGTGCAAAGCCTGTCCGAAGAACAACTGCTGGCTGAGCAGAACGTCGGCATGCTGTTGCGCTGGAAGATGGACCTGCCCGACAGCCTGCTGATCAGCACGCCGCGGTTGATCGTGCTGTACAGCTGGGCGCTGGGCCTGGCCTGCCAGCTGGATGCCGCAGAGGAGCTGGCCGGTTACCTCAGTCGCTTCCTGCCCGCGCCTTCAGCCACTGCCCAGAAGTCGATGCTGGCGCAGTGGCTGGCTCTGAGCGGGGTCATTGCCCGTGGCCGGGGTGACCGCGAACAGACCTTGGCCTATTGCGGCGAAGCGCTGCAGAGCTTGCCGAGCAAGCGCTATGGTCAACGCCTGGTGTGCCTGTCGACGCTGTCCAACCTGGCCATTGCCGACGGCGACTTCTGGCGTGCCCGTGGCTGGAACCGCGAAGCGCTGGAGCTGGCGCAGCGTGTCGGCAACCCATTGTTCGAAGCGCTGGCGCATTACGATCGTGCGCGGGTGCTGCATGCCCGCGGCGAGGTTTTGCGAGCGCTGGATGAAGTACGTCAGGGGTTGCAACGCCTGCAGGGGTTGTCGGCCCAGCGACTGTACGCGGTGCGGGCGCGGCTGACCCTGTACGAAGGCTACCTGCTGGTGGCGCGCCTGCAACCCGCTCAAGGGCGCGCGCGTTTGCGCGCAGGGCTAGGCGAGGCGCGCGCCTGCCGTGACATAAGCGTGTTGATCGGCCATTGCGTGATTGCTTCGCTCGATGGCCGTGAGGGCCAATATGCCGAGGCGTTCGCCGAACTGGCCGAGGCGGAGCGGCTGATGCACATCTGGGATGTGCCACCGATCTTCTACCTGGCAATGATCACCCTGGTGAAGTGCGAGCTGTGGCTCGCGCAGGGGCGTATCGACCTGGCCGAGTCCTGGTTGTTGCGCCTGGGGCAGACCTACGGCGGCGAGCATCCTGCGGCGGCGCCAGAGTTCCACCCTTTGCTGCCGTTACATATCGAACTGCAGCAGGCCCTGCTTGAGCGTGTGCAGCAGCGCAGTGAAGACGCCGTGGCGCGCCTGTGTGCCCTGGCCGAACGTGGCCAGGCCAGTGGCGGCATGATGCTCACCCTGCACGCACTGTCGCAGTGGGTCGACCTGTTGTTGAGCGAAGGGCGTGAAGCACAGGCAGCGCAGCTGTTACCCATGGCGTTGAGCGCAGCCCGGGGCGGGGTGTTACAGCCTTTCCAGCGACTGATCGAATTGCACCCTTCTTGGCTGCGTGAGCAACTGTTGGCGCAACCAGCCTGCCAGGCCCAGGCCGAATTGCTGGCGCGTCTGCCAGAACCTGTGGCACTTACAGGCAGTGCCACTGAAGCATTGAGTGGTCGCGAGCTGGCGGTGCTCGAGCTGATCGCCCAGGGCTGTTCCAACCAGCAGATCAGCGAGCGGCTGTTCATCTCCCTGCATACCGTCAAGACCCATGCCAGCCATATCAACAGCAAACTGGGGGTGGAACGTCGCACCCAGGCAGTGGCCCGGGCCAAGTCCTTGGGATTGCTGGCCTGA
- a CDS encoding 2-hydroxyacid dehydrogenase gives MPSLRRAVFLDHQSLDLGDLDLSPLQQQFDEFELFAATHPEQVAERLQGAVAVVSNKVMLDAAALAANPQLKLILVAATGTNNVDLAAARAQGITVCNCQGYGTPSVAQHTLALLLALATRLCDYNQAVADGQWAKASQFCLLDFPIVELEGKTLGLLGHGELGGAVARLAEAFGMRVLSGQIPGRPARDDRLALDELLPQVDALTLHCPLNEHTRHMIGAHELALLKKGALVVNTARGGLIDEQALADALRSGHLGGAATDVLSVEPPVNGNPLLEKGIPRLLITPHSAWGAVESRQRIVGQLSENAKAFFEGQPRRVVS, from the coding sequence ATGCCCAGCTTGCGCCGTGCCGTGTTTCTCGACCACCAATCCCTGGACCTTGGCGACCTCGACCTGTCGCCGTTGCAGCAGCAATTCGACGAATTCGAGCTGTTCGCCGCCACCCACCCGGAGCAGGTAGCCGAACGCCTGCAGGGCGCTGTGGCGGTGGTCAGCAACAAGGTCATGCTCGATGCCGCCGCACTGGCCGCCAACCCGCAGCTGAAGCTGATCCTGGTGGCCGCGACCGGAACCAACAATGTCGACCTGGCCGCTGCGCGCGCCCAGGGCATTACCGTCTGCAACTGCCAGGGCTATGGCACGCCGTCTGTGGCCCAGCACACCCTCGCCCTGCTGCTGGCCCTGGCCACGCGCCTGTGCGACTACAACCAGGCGGTGGCCGACGGCCAGTGGGCCAAGGCCAGCCAGTTCTGCCTGCTGGATTTCCCGATCGTCGAACTGGAAGGCAAGACCCTCGGCCTGCTCGGCCATGGCGAACTCGGTGGTGCAGTGGCACGGCTGGCCGAAGCCTTCGGCATGCGCGTGCTGAGCGGGCAGATCCCTGGCCGCCCGGCCCGTGACGATCGCCTGGCGCTGGACGAACTGCTGCCGCAGGTCGACGCGCTGACTCTGCACTGCCCGCTCAACGAGCACACCCGGCACATGATTGGTGCCCACGAACTGGCACTGCTGAAAAAAGGCGCACTGGTGGTCAACACCGCCCGTGGCGGCCTGATCGACGAGCAGGCCTTGGCCGACGCCTTGCGCAGCGGCCACCTGGGCGGTGCGGCCACCGATGTGCTGAGCGTCGAGCCGCCGGTCAACGGCAACCCGCTGCTAGAAAAGGGCATCCCGCGACTGCTGATCACCCCACATAGTGCCTGGGGCGCGGTGGAATCGCGCCAGCGCATCGTCGGCCAGCTCAGCGAAAACGCCAAGGCCTTCTTCGAAGGCCAGCCACGCCGCGTGGTCAGCTGA